The segment TGCCCACGGTGCCGATGACCTCCCCCGCCTGCACCACCTGCCGGAGACTCACCCGGATGTCCCGCAAGTGGCCGTAGCGGGTCCAGACCCCAGCATGGGGGTGCCTCAGCACCACCACCCCGCCCCACACGGGCAGGCGGCCAGCGAAGGCCACGTACCCATCCGTCATGGCGTGCACGGGCTGACCGCAATCGGAATCACCTCCACCAGGGTGGTTCAGGTCTATGCCCGTATGCCAGTACCCTGGCGGCACCAACCAACTTCCATCCGGACGCCTCACCCCCTGGTAATACTGGGGGTCCAGGAAGCGCACGTCGGGGCGCGGCTTCCTGGGGTTCATGGGCCAGTAGTACCGCCCCGAGCGGGGCACCTCAGGCTCCCTCACGATCCGCCTCCCCAGCCCCGCCAGGCCCAGCAGGCCCAGCGCGGCTAGCACGAACTTCCATAGCTGCACGCACACCTCCGTACGCCGCCATCGCCAGGACCGCCCCGCCCAGGGCTACCCGCACCCAGGGGGGCAGGTTTTCCGCCCGGCCCATGCCCGGAAGGCGGTTCTTGCCAATCCCGTAAGCGGCGAGGGCCTCTCCCACCTTGAGCATGTCCAGCACCTGGGCCGGGGGAAGGAAGGTCGTGGCCTGAAAGGCACCTTTGAAGGCCTCCACTTCCTCGGGGGACTGGAGCCTGAGCCCCAGCATGAGGAGCATGGCTGTGCCGTTGGCCAGCTCCTCCCCCGTAAAGGGGATGACGGGCTCCACCACCGGGGCCGGGGGGAGGTCCTCGAAGTTGGGCTCCCCGGAAACCTCCGTGTCGTCCAAGGACCGAAAGTTCGGCTCACTCCCAGAGTCTGGGGCCGAGGGTGCCCCCGGGGTTGCCGGCCCCGGAGGCATGCCCTGCTCCGGCGTGGGTTCCGCTACCGCTTCCACTCCCTCCTCCCTTCATGCCCAAGGCCACCCCCAGGAGCACCGCCATCCCGGCCCCCAGGGCCGCCAGGAACCCCAGGGGGGTTTTCTTGGCGGGGGGTGTAGCCGCCAGAGGTGAAGTTTGCTCCTGGACGGGTTTACCCCCCTCCTGTGGGTTGCCGAAGGCCTCCCTGGATCCCGCGGATACCCCCCCTCCCACCATGGGCTGGGACTCCACGGCCTCCTCCAGAACGGGGTCCAAGGGGCCTTCCAAGGGGATGGCCCGCACTTCCTGGCTTGGGGACGCTTCTGAGCCTTCCAAAACGGCCTTCTCTCCCAAAAGCTCCTCCGGCAAGCGGAGCTTCAGCATGGGCTACCTCCGGGAGCGTTTGGCCTTCTTCTTCCTACTCTTCTTCCGCTTAGGCATACCTTCTCCTCCTCCTTCCGCCGCCCACCAGGGCCAAGGCCACCACGCCCAAGGCGGCCAGGCCCATGGCGCCAGCACCTATCCCCGCCCCCGCCACGGCGATGCCCCGTGCAGGGGCGGGCACCAGCTCCACCGCCTCCTTCAACTCGGAGACGATCCGCCACACCAGGTAGAGCACCGCCGCCACCGCCGCCGCGGTAAGCACCAGGGGGAGCACCGCGGGGTAGATGTACGCCTCCGTGCCTCCGTACCAGACCATGGGCTGGGGGCACTGCGTGGACCCGCACCCCCCGCCTCCGTAGGCCGGGGGTGTGGAAGTTTGTTGCGTGGAGGCCTCCACCCTGAGGCGGATCACCAGGTCAGCTCCCCGTTTGCCCCAGTCCAGCACCCGCACTCCAGGGCCATACCGCTGCTGGAGGGCTTTCTCCAGGCCTGAACGGGTCACGCGGGAGATGTCCCCGCCCTTGTGGGCCAGGACCAGCTCGTAAAGCTTCCCCGGCTTCAAGGGGGTGTCCTTGCCCACGGGCACCCGTTGGTACTCGGCCATGTCCCCATCCTGGACGGGCGAAAGGGCTGTAAAAAGCCCGCCCCGAAGGTGCGGGGCGGAGAAGCGTATGGGAGGTGCGTGCCGGAGATGCGTTTCGGAGATTAGCGCTTCTGCACGAGCCTGCGGATGATTTCCACCAGGGCCACCAGCTTGCCCACCGTGCCCTGGCCCACGCCGGGAAGGGCCTCCAAGTCCCTCACGTCCCAGTTGTGGATGTTGCGGATATCACCGTTTAGAGCCTCCGCAATGGCCTCCGCCGCCCGTTGGTTGCCCAGCAGGGAGTAGAGGAGTTCGGCTAAGGACATCGCTTCAGGGCGGATGGGATCGCGCTTGCGGCTAGCCAGCTCCACCAGGCGCTTTGAGGGGCGGCCTTTTTTGAGTACCATCACCCGCATCATAGCACGCTTCTAGGTGTCAAGGCGCTTTTACCCATGGGCAGGCATCTAGTGCGATCTGCACCTCCGAGAGGCCAGGCCGCGGCAACACCAAGCGGCACTCCGTGCCGGTGCAGACGTCGTTTATGCGGGCTAGGTACTGCCCGGAGGGCCACCGCGCACGTAAGGCTTCGGCTTCCCCTTCGTAAGCAAACCGCACCTCTTCACCTCCGCGCGTCAGCCACGTGATTCGTGCGCGGCAGAGGTCCGGGACGACCTGGGGTGCGCCCTGCTCTTCCGAAGCGGCGGTTTGCGTCCCCGGGCCCACTCCGCCGCTCTGCACCTCCGGGGCGGAGGGCCGGGGCGCATCTCCGGGGCGCATCTGGGCCAGGAAGTAAAGCCCAATGGCGGCCAGGATGACCAGGCTTATGGCGGTGTTTCGGGTCATGGTACCTCCGACATGCGGCGCATTTCCTCTTCCGTTCGGGCGCGGTCTTGGGCCACAAGTTGCCTCAGGTACTCGCTGATGGTCAAGCCCCTTCTGGCCGCCTCATGGCGGATGAAGGCGGCTTCGGAGGGGTGTAGGCTCAAGCTCGTCATGACACGCCGTTCCTCTGGGGGCTTTGGTGGTCTGCCCTTACCCATGCTTGGGCACCTCTTCGGTAAGGTAAAGCCCTTTAGTCTGGGCCTCGTTTTTCTTTATGAGCACCCGCCTCCAAGCTTGTATTAACCCCGCTACACCAAGCAGAAGCCAAGTGGACCGCTCATAGAACTCTTGCCAAGACTCGGGAGGGGTCTCTGCAAGCTGACTGAACTCATAGGAGCTTTCGGGTTCCCTTAGCAATGACTGCCATTCCTGAGTACGCGCTAGGTAAAGGCTGACAGCCTGCCGGATTAGTTCGGACAATCCAATCCCCCTCTTTGCGGCCTCCTGCTTAATGAGGACTTGCATCTCTGGGTCCATGTAGACGCTTATGTAGGGAGTTCTCGGTTTAAGCCGCTTGCCCATCTTCGCTCCCTCCCTCCCATACGGCGGGGTCCAGCCTGCACCGGGCCACCAGGTAGCTCCTCCGGCCTAGGAAGCCGGGGCGCATTTGCTTGCCCTTGGCGTGGTAGGGCTCCCCTTGGATCACCAGGCCCATGGCCTGGGCCAGGGCCACCACCTCCCTGGGGTCCTCCTTGCCCCCAGGACGGCGGATGGCCAAGGAAATGCCCCCCTGCCCCGCCCGCACGAACACCTGCACCCCGTCCGCCGGGCTCGTGGGCAGGGCCATGCGCACCACTTTCCCCGGCTCCATTAGAGCCTCCTGCACCATAGCCCGCAGGATGTCCGAAACTGCCCGCAGGTTCACCCGATCCAGCCTCATGCCACCACCCCCACCTTGAAGGCCCGGAAGGGATTGACCAGGTCCCAGTACCCTTCCCGCCGGAGGAGGCCTTGGGCGTAGGCTCCTGGGCTACGGGCGAAGCCGTCGTCCTTGGCCTCCTGGGCCATGTAGACCACCCGGGCCAGGACCCTGAGGGCCCCTTCCCCCCCGCCGAACAGGACTGCCTTCAGGGCCGCCCAGACCACCCGGAGCCAGAAGCGCCAGCTTTTGGCGTCCCCCAGGGCGGCGCTGATGGCCGTGGCCACGTCCTGCGCCCACCGCCGCCTGCCCTCGCGGCCCTTGGGGATGCTGGCCGCCCGAAGGAGGGCCCGCAGGTTCCGGGCAGTGTCGGGATATAAGGGAAGTAACGGGTTTTGTTTTTGAACCAGGGTGGCTAACGGCGCACCTACTACCCCTTGGAGGGTTATTCCCTGTCCTAGAAGAAGACCCTCTTTATATCCCGACATTGAGTCCGGGGCGCTCAGGACCCTTGCGGTTTTGCCCTTGGCCTTGTCCTCCTTCAGGTCCCGCCAGGGGAAGCGCAGGTAGGGGGCCAGGACCTTCAGGCCCCTATCGCGGAAGACGGGCCGCACCCGGACCCGCCAGAGGGTGCCCCCTCGGACAGCGTGGGCCTTCTCGAGGGCCTCCCCGTCCGTGTACCAGGTTTCCCAAGCGATCCACATGCGGGCCGCTTGGCGGTAGCGCTCGTACCGGGGGTCGTGGAGCCAGCGCTCCACCGTGCGCTCGGACACCCCCAACATGGCCGCCAGCTCCCATTGGGCTAGGAAGACGTGGGCCTCCCGGCTGGGGTCCTGGCGGGCCCCGAGGCGGATGGCGTGGGCTACCAGGAGGCGGACCATGGGGGCCAGGGGGCCCAGGAGCTTCCAGTGGCCCCAGCGGGCCAACTCTGCCTCGGCCTTGGCCAGGAGGTCCTGCCACTCAAAGCGGTGCACCTCCTTCCAGTCGGTTTCCGCCAGGGTGGGCCTGGAAGGCCCCTCAGAGGCCGGGGCAGGGGAGGGGGGGCTACTTGGGTACCCCTCTTCTTCCCGAGGGGCCTTATCGGCGGTTTTAGGGCCGCTATCCTCCGTGGAAGTATTGGGGGACGCCACCCTAGGCTGCCCCTCCTTAGCCTCCCGCTCCCGCTTGGCCCGCCAGGCGGCCAGGACCGCCTCGGCGAAGCGGGGGTTTTTGCTGGCCAGGGCCTCCACCTGGGCCCGGATGTCCTCGGGCAGGTCGGGGGGAAGGGTCATGAGGGCACCTCCACCTGGGTCATGCCCAGCAGGGCTTCCAGGGCCTCCCGTTCTGTGCGGCCCCTAACCGTCCAGAGGGTGCGTTGCTCGCGGTCGATGCCGTGCGCGATCCATCCAGGGCCGTCAGGGTCCTGGTACACCTGCAGGTTGGCGAACCGCAACCGGGCCATCTCCTTCAGCGCCTTGAGCTTTTGGCGCTTCATGCCCCCACCTCCCCCACCAAGTCCCGCAGGGCGTCCTCCTGGGTGTCCCCGAAGCCGTAGGCCACCACGTGGCCCTCGTAAAAGGCCACGGCGATCCAGCCCACTTCCCCATCCCTGGGGCCGATATCGGGGTAGATGTGAACCTCGTACCCCAGGGCCTCCAAGCGGGCCAGGGCCTCTTCCTCCTTGCCTTTGGCTGTAGACCGCACCCGCACGTGCTGGATGCCAGCCTGGCGTTCCAGGTCCTCAATGGTGTTCACCAGGCGGTAGACGTCCTGAAGCTGCGTCTGACCGGCATACGCTATTGCGCCCAGCCGGTCTAAGGCTATCTGCAGCGCCCTTTCGTACCTCTGAAGCTCCTTCACCGCGCACCTCCCGCTCGCTTCTCCGGACCTTCCTTCACCAACCGCTTCAAGTCCTTGCTGTCCCTCCACTCCAACACCTGCACCCGGCGCACCTCTGCGTCGGAGCGCATGCGCTCAAGCCACTCCTCCACCCACTCCTCCCGGGTGGCCACCGTGCCCTTGCGGTTCAGGACCACGTGGGGCAGATGCCGAGGATCGGTAGGCACCGCCTTCGTGGCATCCCGCAGGATGTGGATGGGGATGCCGTAGCGCTCGGACACCTCCTTGAGCCGCAAAAGCCGCATGGCTACCACCCCTCCGGCACGCGGGCGAACATGAGGGCCAGGCCCAGGATGAGGCCCAAAAGGAGGCCTCCAAGGAGGTCCAGCCCCCAGCGCCAAAGCCAGGTGTCTTTTGAGGGCCAAGTCGGAGGTCCTTCTGGCTCAGAATGTTTGGGCCAGGCCATCAGCCTTCACCCCCCGGCTCGTTAGCGCTCAAAAGCTTCCGAAGCGCGTCCTTTGCCCTCCGATAGGCCGAAGAGCTGACCACGTACCCCTCATGAATGAAGGCCATGTCCCGCCCCTCGGCCTTCTGACGGGATGCCAGCACCGCATCCCCCACGTCTGGGTCCTCCAAAAGGAGCTCAAGTAGAAGCGCCTTGAAGGCCTCCCGGTTCACCTTCCACCTCCCACCGCCACCACCACCGCCAGGGCCACCGCCAGGAGCCCGGCCCCCAGGGCCATGAGGACCACCAGGAAGGGGCCGGGTTCCCCGTAGCGGGCCCGGACGTAATGGGCCAGCACGGCGTAAAGGAAAATGGCCGCCAAAAGGTAGGCGGCCAGCAACTCAACCACGGTGCACCTCCATGAGCGTGACGACAAAGAGCCGCACCGCGGACGAGAGACCGAAGAGCGCTTCAGGCTTAGGCATGGTTCTCCTCCTTCGAGGGCTGATTTGTCGGTACCGATATATCGGTATCCAGGCCCAAAAAAAGAGCAAGGTCCTTCTCTAATACCCTCCACTCTCGTCCGACCTTAACCGCCTTTAAGCGCCCAGAGCGGATTTCTCGCCTGACCCACAGCACACTTTTCTTGAGCAACGTTGCTACTTCTTGGCTAGTTAAGAGCTTCATCTTGGGTGGCATCTTAGCCTAAAGCTCAAGGTTTAGTCAAGTATCGGTAGCGACTAACGGGTAACACTACAATGCGTGGCGGTCTATTTTAGTGATGTGGCGGTCAAGAGGGGAGCAGAAACCCTCCTTGAAAAGCCTAGTTGGGGTCAGGCAATCAAGGCGAGGCGTCAAGCTTTAGGCCTGACTCAGGAAGATATTGAGGCAATAACGCAAGATGCCATCTCTCAAAAAACTGTGTCCGACTTGGAAGTTGGCAGAGTCCACCCGCTAAAACTTGGCGCAGAAAAGTTTTTGGCCCTTCTTAGCGCCCTTCGCTGGACCCCCGAAGAGTTCGCCCAGGCCACGGGCCTCGAGGTGCCCTTGGTCTACCGCCCCTCGGGGGAACCCCGGGAGGATGTGGTTTGGCTTCGCGTGGTAGCCTCGGGGACCGCGGGCCGCCCTTGGCCGGAGGCCGGGGTCCTGCCCGTGCCCAAGGAGTTTGTCCGCCCGGGCTCCATGCTCATCCGCGTGGAAGGGGACAGCATGGACACCGGGGACGATGATGGGCTCAGGGACGGGGACCTGGTCCTCGTGGACCAAAACCTCCGGGATCTCCGCCCCGGGAAGGTCTTCGCCCTAGAAATCCTGGGGGACGGCATCACCATCAAGCGGGCCAAGAAGACCAAGAGGGGCTGGGTCTTCGTCTCCGACAACCCCGCAGGCCCCGTCCTGGAACCCGACGAAGTGAATGTGCTGGGGGAGGTTTACCGCAAGATCAGCATCCGGGAGGTGAAGTAATGATCAAGCTTCGCTATAACGCTAGCGAAGTTAAGATCGATATGACATCTTCCTGGCTGATCTTGGATACGCCAGACACCCGTGTTGCACTTCATAAGGGTGCTATAGCCGGATTTACCCTCACTGTTGGTGTATATTGGAGCCTTTTCTTTTCTGGACTTTTGCTTCTAGCTGCAGCTTTGGGCGCTTGGCGTGTTTTGTTTGATGCCACGCTAGCGCTTATTGTGGGAAGTTTGGGTGTAGCGTCCATTTTTGCTTTTGTTTTTTACCGACCAGCTAGCCTGCGGATTTACCACACTGGCGGTGAAGCTCTTAGTCTAGAGGGTCCCGGGATTTACAAAAACCTCTACAACTTGCTTGAAAAGCTCTTGCTGTGGAGGGGCCAATGAAGAAAAAGATTCTTCTGTACATCAGCTTCCTTCTTGCCCTTGCAAACGCCCAATCCGGTTCCGCTGATGACCCCTTGTTTCAGGTGTACTTTGCGCGCCCGGTAGTTTCGGCCGCCTGCGTGAACGAACGGCTCCAAAAAGGGCTTGCCGAGGGGCTAAACACCTGTGTTTTGACCGTTCTTCCTCCAACCGGCGCCGTGGATGCTTACCAAGTAGAATACGAAGTTACGCTCAGCTACTGGTATACCCTTGGTACCGAACCCTATTGGCAAGTGGTTGAGGGGATTGAAGGGCCCTGGCGCTATGTAGCCCCGGTCCAATACGGACAAAGAAGAGTGGAGGTGTTTAGGGTTCTGAGGCCTTTTCGCGAAGCCGTGATACCCGCTTTACAAAGGTGGTTTGACTACAACAAGGCCGCAAACTACATGGACGCAACGGCAGCTGCAGTTTATACTGGCGTGCCGGTTTCTATTCAGGAAACTTCTCAATCAGTCTTGTTCATACCTTTGCTGAATGCCCAAAGGCAACATGCCCGACCCGGCGGAACGTTGCAACTAACCATTCGCGTGCGCGTATGCGGTGCTTATCACTGCACACCTAGTGTCCCGATTCGGTTTTAGGAGAAGGCCAGATGGTCAACGCCTACCTGCAATAGGATGCACGGAAGCGGTGAGGAGGCCTCCATGCCTGATCCCAACCTTGACCAACCCCAGCCCCCGGTTCAACGCCAGGCAGACCCGTACCGCATAGCCCCCATCTTCGTTACCAGCCTTGCCGTGAACGTCTATGAGGGGCAAGTGGCCGTCATCACCTTCTTCTCGGGGATCCCCACAGACATCGCAACCGGGCTGATCTCTGAAGTGGGGATGGGCTCCTTTGCCCTAACCAAAACGCAGGCCCGGCTTTTAGGGGAAACCCTCTTGCGGTTTGCGGGGGAGGAAGGCAATGAGGGCTAAAATGCTTGCCAGATTCGAACCCGAGCGACAAAGCCTTTTGACCAAAAGCTTCCGGGGTGAACTTCTGCTCAAACCTAAAGAGGCCAGGGCGAAGATCCTCACCAACGTACCCGTAGAAGTGAGGTACCCTTTAGAGATGATTAGCCTGGCCCCTAATCCGGAGGCTGCTCTCCAGGAAGGCATCAAGCTCACCCAACGCCTTCTTCGGGATCGGCTTTATGGCAGGGGCAAGGTTTTGGGTTGGCGGAAGAGCCTTGAAGGGGGGGACTACGCTATCTACGTAGAAGTGCCGCTCGACGTTTATCAAAATATTGACCTCACCTTAGAAATCGGAGCGGAGGTTCTTGCCCTGAGCGATCGGCTGGGCATCCCCTTCTTTGTCTATTTCGTACCCCCAAAGGATGTCGTCTAAGCGCGTGACTCCCCCGGAGCCCGGTTTCTTGCAGCACCGGGAGCAAGCTCTTCACAACGAAGCCCTTCTCAATGGATCATCTTTGCCTTCGGACTGGGAAGTGACGGTGCGCTTTTACGCTACCGCTCATTGGGTTAGGGCCTACCTGAAGAAGTACCTCAACGTTTCTTCCATCTCAAGCCACGAAGAGGCCGATCGTCTGCTAGAACGAGCCAAGGTGCAAAGGGAACTACGCCAGCTTTTCAAGGAGCTTCGCTGGGCTAGCGAAGATGCTCGGTATTATTGCGTGCATCCCTCTTCGGCCCAGCTTTACCGCTGCCGACAAGCCCACAACCGCCTTAGGGGCTTCTTTGAACCAAAGATCACGCCATGAACCGCCGGGGTAGGGGAGAGGGCTCCATCTTCCGCCGCAAGGACGGGCGTTGGGCGGGCTTTGTCACCCTGGGCCGCCGCCCCGATGGCCGTCAGGTCAAACGGTGGGTCTATGGACGCACCCGCCAGGAGGTGGCGGAAAAGCTGGCCCGCCTTCTCCCCCAGGCCTGGACCGGCACCATTCCGGACGCGGGCAGGCTGAAGCTGGGTGATTGGCTCCTCTACTGGATCGAGGAGCGCACTACCCGCAAGGGCCTCCGGCCCACCACCGTGCGCAACTACCGGGTCTACTTAGGCCACCTGGACCCCATCCTCCACACCCCCCTTTCTCGCCTCACCGCCCTGCAGCTTCGCGCCCTCTTCCAAGGCATGGCCCATCTTTCCCCTTCCCACCGACGCCACATTTACCAGTTCCTAAGGGCGGCTCTACGGGATGCGGTGCGGGCCGATCTCATCCCCTCTAACCCCATGGACGCCGTGGAT is part of the Thermus caldilimi genome and harbors:
- a CDS encoding ribbon-helix-helix domain-containing protein, which gives rise to MGKRLKPRTPYISVYMDPEMQVLIKQEAAKRGIGLSELIRQAVSLYLARTQEWQSLLREPESSYEFSQLAETPPESWQEFYERSTWLLLGVAGLIQAWRRVLIKKNEAQTKGLYLTEEVPKHG
- a CDS encoding M23 family metallopeptidase yields the protein MREPEVPRSGRYYWPMNPRKPRPDVRFLDPQYYQGVRRPDGSWLVPPGYWHTGIDLNHPGGGDSDCGQPVHAMTDGYVAFAGRLPVWGGVVVLRHPHAGVWTRYGHLRDIRVSLRQVVQAGEVIGTVGKMTTGGFCHLHFDVFYRQPPASEGLWGFFPRGGEEARQKVFTYCVDPEAFLAKQAQAGRLFEPPHWSA
- a CDS encoding helix-turn-helix domain-containing protein, with amino-acid sequence MPPKMKLLTSQEVATLLKKSVLWVRREIRSGRLKAVKVGREWRVLEKDLALFLGLDTDISVPTNQPSKEENHA
- a CDS encoding plasmid mobilization protein, producing the protein MTSLSLHPSEAAFIRHEAARRGLTISEYLRQLVAQDRARTEEEMRRMSEVP
- a CDS encoding S24 family peptidase encodes the protein MTQDAISQKTVSDLEVGRVHPLKLGAEKFLALLSALRWTPEEFAQATGLEVPLVYRPSGEPREDVVWLRVVASGTAGRPWPEAGVLPVPKEFVRPGSMLIRVEGDSMDTGDDDGLRDGDLVLVDQNLRDLRPGKVFALEILGDGITIKRAKKTKRGWVFVSDNPAGPVLEPDEVNVLGEVYRKISIREVK